A region from the Triticum urartu cultivar G1812 chromosome 1, Tu2.1, whole genome shotgun sequence genome encodes:
- the LOC125532187 gene encoding cytokinin riboside 5'-monophosphate phosphoribohydrolase LOG-like → MSLTAAALAVGPPAFAVGAAPAAEMEMGPELAPPEPSRGVGGVGEDGGVEPERRASRFRRICVYCGSAKGRKASYQDAAVELGKEMVERGIDLVYGGGSIGLMGLVSHAVHAGGRHVIGIIPRSLMPREVTGDPVGEVRAVSGMHERKAEMARFADAFIALPGGYGTLEELLEVITWAQLGIHKKPVGLLNVDGFYDPLLSFIDVAVNEGFITQEARQIIISAPTAKELVMKLEEYVPEYEVGLVWDDQNQMPSNSLVPEPLETPAITSS, encoded by the exons ATGAGCCTCACGGCGGCGGCTCTGGCCGTGGGCCCGCCCGCGTTCGCCGTCGGGGCCGCGCCGGCCGCGGAGATGGAGATGGGCCCCGAGCTGGCGCCGCCGGAGCCGAGCCGCGGCGTGGGCGGCGTCGGGGAGGACGGCGGCGTGGAGCCGGAGCGGCGGGCGTCGCGGTTCCGGCGGATCTGCGTCTACTGCGGCAGCGCCAAGGGGCGCAAGGCCAGCTACCAGGACGCCGCCGTCGAGCTCGGCAAGGAGATG gtGGAGAGGGGCATAGACCTGGTCTACGGGGGCGGCTCCATCGGCCTCATGGGCCTCGTCTCCCACGCCGTCCACGCCGGCGGCCGCCATGTCATCGG GATCATCCCAAGATCACTCATGCCCAGAGAG GTAACTGGGGATCCTGTAGGGGAAGTTAGAGCTGTTTCTGGCATGCACGAGAGGAAGGCCGAAATGGCTCGGTTTGCTGATGCTTTTATTGCCTTACCAG GCGGCTATGGAACCTTGGAGGAGTTGCTTGAAGTGATCACGTGGGCACAACTAGGAATACATAAGAAGCCG GTCGGTCTGCTGAACGTCGACGGATTCTACGACCCACTGCTGTCGTTCATCGACGTGGCCGTCAACGAAGGCTTCATCACCCAGGAGGCGAGGCAGATCATCATCTCGGCCCCAACAGCCAAGGAGCTAGTGATGAAGCTGGAG GAGTACGTCCCCGAGTATGAGGTCGGCCTGGTCTGGGATGACCAGAACCAGATGCCAAGCAACAGCCTGGTCCCGGAGCCGCTGGAGACACCCGCGATCACTTCATCCTAA